One genomic region from Sciurus carolinensis chromosome 2, mSciCar1.2, whole genome shotgun sequence encodes:
- the Rpl36al gene encoding 60S ribosomal protein L36a-like, with product MVNVPKTRRTFCKKCGKHQPHKVTQYKKGKDSLYAQGKRRYDRKQSGYGGQTKPIFRKKAKTTKKIVLRLECVEPNCRSKRMLAIKRCKHFELGGDKKRKGQVIQF from the coding sequence ATGGTTAATGTACCTAAAACCCGAAGGACTTTTTGTAAAAAGTGTGGCAAGCACCAGCCTCACAAAGTGACCCAGTATAAGAAGGGCAAGGATTCCCTTTACGCCCAAGGAAAGAGGCGCTATGATCGGAAACAGAGCGGCTACGGTGGGCAGACGAAGCCAATTTTCCGCAAGAAGGCTAAGACCACGAAGAAGATTGTGCTAAGACTTGAATGCGTTGAGCCAAACTGCAGATCCAAGAGGATGCTGGCCATCAAGAGATGCAAGCATTTTGAACTGGGAGGAGACAAGAAGAGAAAGGGCCAAGTGATccagttttaa